One window of Hippoglossus stenolepis isolate QCI-W04-F060 chromosome 1, HSTE1.2, whole genome shotgun sequence genomic DNA carries:
- the nkpd1 gene encoding NTPase KAP family P-loop domain-containing protein 1, which translates to MYNPPRVSDDSYAYALSKTLTKVSSPATVGLYSSCQNRVNMILGQMEVFMDEEAVKIENEHKGKPRSSFTGFFGLIGRLLFYRPVWTKTNQQLHDIRFIYVHFSAWHFAGSDLLWAGLAIRLFQAMQINFGRLQLALYRVAQHDEEEEFKKKIVENGTNNWRSKKICCCPLWCLVLVILVVPVIILVFLLTFGIPKPAVKPDGGANKGNGQVGMLEGLIIASLGVPAASAVRFTFLMVKNLIVNQEVNINKGMDNKRVSSQLGFMNEVRKEMWFLCRFIRFMELFERRRIRVVLKITNLDRCAPKKIVAVLEAINILLSDEESPFISILAVDPDVLVQKVNFADDCFSEEDRAYALLNRIVTLAFTIPPLCDDSKQSLYYSLTGNSKIPEDMSAGKDNQRTGDPNNKSSSDATEVLIPLEQSNSPTDTTTEAFDVNEEEVETLVRSIMTSNKRNINQYMSDDAMSMRRVINSIRVTVIMIALNKHLPQPENIAAWVVLANQWPCRLSWIIQCAEDAEQRAAIDCKSVDNTDDSKTLWEVFRESKAELYVMSAQIEDLLEQDGDPEMFERFLTVDFQFTVKDLKTFEVVTVNLDHTIRKELAQMRGTSRLKDSGWMRDLAPLPITTIINMDTEGVCKELERMKYPSKYIDKVESNDLNGMALLFGNTDDLKDLLDMTYGEWATFRLHFLGLPSHLRPQNKNLLPAPSHPQNQLLRFKAHKHHHYSSNASLVSSSM; encoded by the exons ATGTATAATCCACCAAGAG TTTCAGATGATAGTTATGCGTACGCCCTGTCCAAGACCCTGACGAAAGTTTCATCGCCTGCAACTGTGGGACTCTACTCTTCATGTCAGAATCGAGTCAACATGATCCTCGGGCAAATGGAAG TGTTCATGGACGAGGAGGCGGTGAAGATAGAGAATGAACACAAAGGAAAACCTCGCTCGTCATTCACAGGCTTCTTTGGACTCATTGGCCGACTGCTCTTCTACAGGCCTGTTTGGACTAAGACCAACCAGCAGCTCCATGACATCCGGTTCATTTATGTACATTTCAGTGCCTGGCATTTCGCAGGCAGTGACCTGCTTTGGGCCGGGCTAGCCATACGACTGTTTCAGGCCATGCAGATAAACTTTGGGAGATTACAGCTTGCACTCTACCGTGTGGCACaacatgatgaagaggaggaattCAAGAAGAAG ATTGTGGAGAATGGTACGAACAACTGGAGGTCCAAGAAGATCTGCTGCTGCCCTTTGTGGTGTCTCGTTCTGGTCATTCTTGTGGTACCAGTCATCATCCTGGTATTCCTATTGACATTTGGCATTCCCAAACCTGCGGTAAAGCCAGATGGGGGTGCGAATAAAGGAAATGGTCAGGTGGGTATGCTCGAGGGCCTGATCATTGCTTCGTTGGGAGTCCCAGCAGCAAGTGCAGTCAGATTCACCTTTCTAATGGTTAAGAACCTCATTGTCAACCAGGAAGTGAACATTAACAAGGGTATGGACAACAAGCGGGTGAGCAGCCAACTTGGTTTTATGAATGAGGTGAGAAAGGAAATGTGGTTCCTGTGTCGCTTCATCCGGTTTATGGAGTTATTTGAGAGGAGAAGGATTCGAGTGGTGCTGAAGATCACCAATCTGGACCGCTGCGCGCCTAAGAAAATTGTGGCAGTTCTGGAAGCCATCAACATTCTGCTTTCAGACGAGGAGAGTCCGTTTATTTCTATTCTGGCAGTGGACCCAGATGTTCTTGTGCAGAAAGTGAACTTTGCAGACGACTGTTTCAGCGAAGAGGACAGAGCGTATGCGTTGTTGAACCGCATAGTTACTCTGGCCTTCACTATCCCACCACTGTGCGATGATTCAAAGCAGAGTTTATATTACAGCCTCACTGGTAATTCAAAAATCCCTGAGGATATGAGCGCGGGGAAAGATAATCAAAGAACAGGGGACCCCAACAACAAATCTTCCTCAGATGCAACAGAAGTACTTATTCCACTGGAACAGTCAAATTCACCAACCGATACAACTACAGAAGCATTTGATGTAAATgaagaggaagtagagacacTGGTGAGGAGCATAATGACCagcaataaaagaaatataaaccAGTACATGTCAGATGATGCCATGTCCATGAGGAGGGTGATCAACTCCATTCGCGTGACCGTGATCATGATAGCCTTGAACAAACATCTTCCTCAACCAGAGAACATTGCAGCATGGGTGGTCTTAGCCAATCAGTGGCCCTGCCGACTCAGCTGGATCATCCAGTGTGCAGAAGATGCTGAGCAAAGAGCAGCTATTGATTGTAAGAGCGTGGACAACACGGACGACTCAAAGACCTTGTGGGAAGTCTTCAGAGAGTCCAAGGCAGAGCTGTACGTGATGAGTGCGCAGATTGAGGACCTCCTCGAGCAGGACGGAgatcctgagatgtttgaaaGGTTTCTCACGGTAGATTTCCAGTTCACCGTAAAGGACTTGAAGACATTTGAAGTGGTGACGGTGAACCTGGATCACACAATCAGGAAGGAGCTGGCTCAGATGAGAGGGACGTCCAGGCTGAAGGATTCTGGTTGGATGAGGGACCTGGCCCCTCTACCAATCACAACTATTATAAATATGGATACAGAGGGTGTATGCAAAGAg TTGGAGAGGATGAAGTACCCCAGCAAGTATATTGATAAAGTGGAAAGCAATGACCTCAATGGTATGGCCCTGCTCTTTGGTAACACGGACGACCTCAAAGACCTCCTAGACATGACCTATGGAGAATGGGCGACTTTCAGACTGCACTTCCTGGGTTTACCATCACATCTCCGACCTCAGAACAAGAACCTGCTGCCGGCACCTTCTCATCCTCAAAACCAGCTCCTGAGGTTTAAAGCACATAAGCACCATCATTACTCGTCCAATGCCAGTCTGGTTAGCAGCTCTATGTAG
- the lims1 gene encoding LIM and senescent cell antigen-like-containing domain protein 1 isoform X2, giving the protein MLGVAGMTGSIANALANAACERCKSGFAPTEKIVNSNGELYHEHCFVCAQCFQQFPEGLFYEFEGRKYCEHDFQMLFAPCCHQCGEFIIGRVIKAMNNSWHPDCFCCDICQAVLADVGFVKNAGRHLCRPCHNREKARGLGKYICQKCHSIIEEQPLIFKNDPYHPDHFNCNNCGKELTSDARELKGELYCLPCHDKMGVPICGACRRPIEGRVVNAMGKQWHVEHFVCAKCEKPFLGHRHYERKGLAYCETHYNQLFGDVCYHCNRVIEGDVVSALNKAWCVSCFSCSTCNTKLTLRNKFVEFDMKPVCKKCYEKFPLELKKRLKKLAESLGRK; this is encoded by the exons ATGCTGGGCGTCGCAGGAATGACGGGCAG CATTGCTAATGCCCTGGCCAATGCGGCCTGCGAGCGGTGTAAGAGTGGCTTCGCTCCGACGGAGAAGATCGTCAACAGTAATGGAGAGCTGTACCACGAGCACTGCTTTGTGTGTGCCCAGTGCTTCCAGCAGTTTCCAGAGGGACTCTTCTATGAG TTTGAAGGAAGGAAGTACTGTGAACATGACTTCCAGATGCTCTTTGCTCCTTGCTGTCACCAGTGTG GGGAGTTCATCATCGGTCGTGTCATTAAGGCCATGAACAATAGTTGGCACCCAGACTGCTTCTGCTGTGACATTTGCCAGGCGGTGCTTGCAGACGTGGGATTTGTCAAAAATGCTGGCAG GCACCTCTGTCGCCCGTGCCATAACCGTGAGAAAGCTCGTGGCCTCGGCAAGTACATCTGCCAGAAGTGCCATTCTATCATAGAGGAGCAGCCACTGATCTTTAAGAATGATCCCTATCACCCGGACCACTTCAACTGCAACAACTGTGG GAAGGAATTGACATCAGATGCCAGGGAACTAAAGGGAGAGCTTTACTGTTTGCCCTGCCATGACAAGATGGGTGTACCAATCTGTGGTGCGTGCAGGAGACCCATTGAGGGGCGTGTTGTCAATGCTATGGGCAAGCAGTGGCATGTGGAG cattTTGTGTGCGCCAAGTGTGAGAAACCTTTCCTTGGTCATCGCCACTATGAGAGAAAGGGGTTGGCGTACTGCGAGACTCATTATAACCAG CTCTTCGGCGATGTGTGCTATCACTGCAACCGTGTGATTGAGGGCGATG tcGTTTCTGCCCTTAACAAGGCCTGGTGTGTCAGTTGTTtctcctgctccacctgcaACACCAAACTCACTCTCAG AAACAAGTTTGTTGAGTTTGACATGAAGCCTGTCTGTAAAAAGTGCTACGAGAAGTTTCCTCTGGAGCTGAAGAAAAGGCTCAAGAAGCTCGCAGAGTCGCTGGGACGCAAGTGA
- the lims1 gene encoding LIM and senescent cell antigen-like-containing domain protein 1 isoform X1 codes for MLGVAGMTGSIANALANAACERCKSGFAPTEKIVNSNGELYHEHCFVCAQCFQQFPEGLFYEFEGRKYCEHDFQMLFAPCCHQCGEFIIGRVIKAMNNSWHPDCFCCDICQAVLADVGFVKNAGRHLCRPCHNREKARGLGKYICQKCHSIIEEQPLIFKNDPYHPDHFNCNNCGKELTSDARELKGELYCLPCHDKMGVPICGACRRPIEGRVVNAMGKQWHVEHFVCAKCEKPFLGHRHYERKGLAYCETHYNQLFGDVCYHCNRVIEGDVVSALNKAWCVSCFSCSTCNTKLTLRDKFVEIDLRPVCKHCYERMPEELKRRLARRERDAKDRKKKPAVCL; via the exons ATGCTGGGCGTCGCAGGAATGACGGGCAG CATTGCTAATGCCCTGGCCAATGCGGCCTGCGAGCGGTGTAAGAGTGGCTTCGCTCCGACGGAGAAGATCGTCAACAGTAATGGAGAGCTGTACCACGAGCACTGCTTTGTGTGTGCCCAGTGCTTCCAGCAGTTTCCAGAGGGACTCTTCTATGAG TTTGAAGGAAGGAAGTACTGTGAACATGACTTCCAGATGCTCTTTGCTCCTTGCTGTCACCAGTGTG GGGAGTTCATCATCGGTCGTGTCATTAAGGCCATGAACAATAGTTGGCACCCAGACTGCTTCTGCTGTGACATTTGCCAGGCGGTGCTTGCAGACGTGGGATTTGTCAAAAATGCTGGCAG GCACCTCTGTCGCCCGTGCCATAACCGTGAGAAAGCTCGTGGCCTCGGCAAGTACATCTGCCAGAAGTGCCATTCTATCATAGAGGAGCAGCCACTGATCTTTAAGAATGATCCCTATCACCCGGACCACTTCAACTGCAACAACTGTGG GAAGGAATTGACATCAGATGCCAGGGAACTAAAGGGAGAGCTTTACTGTTTGCCCTGCCATGACAAGATGGGTGTACCAATCTGTGGTGCGTGCAGGAGACCCATTGAGGGGCGTGTTGTCAATGCTATGGGCAAGCAGTGGCATGTGGAG cattTTGTGTGCGCCAAGTGTGAGAAACCTTTCCTTGGTCATCGCCACTATGAGAGAAAGGGGTTGGCGTACTGCGAGACTCATTATAACCAG CTCTTCGGCGATGTGTGCTATCACTGCAACCGTGTGATTGAGGGCGATG tcGTTTCTGCCCTTAACAAGGCCTGGTGTGTCAGTTGTTtctcctgctccacctgcaACACCAAACTCACTCTCAG AGATAAGTTTGTTGAAATTGACCTGAGGCCAGTGTGCAAGCACTGCTATGAGCGCATGCCCGAGGAGCTGAAGCGCCGCCTGGCTCGACGTGAGCGTGATGCCAAAGACCGCAAGAAAAaacctgctgtgtgtctgtaa
- the LOC118112101 gene encoding F-box/LRR-repeat protein 3 isoform X1: protein MVVSVRRPLLAPQTPMVQCVGSVHELKRTFLVSAPAERSTSATNIRRGLQADRMKRVLQGDEQEDGGGTSGGSQESLKRPCKQTREEDSEEEEASRCEYLPQEILLHIFQYLPLLDRAYASQVCRGWNQAFHMPELWRCFEFELNQPASSYLKATHPDLIKQIIKRHSKHLQYVSFKVRMESEKERKQCGVDSSRESAEAACNILSQLVNCSLKTLGLISTARPSFMELPKSHFISALTVVFVNSKSLSSLKIDDTPVDDPSLKVLVANNSDTLRLLKMSSCPHVSPAGILCVADQCHGLRELALNYHLLSDELLIALSSERHVHLEHLRIDVVSENPGQQFHTIKKSSWDAMVRHSPKFNLVMYFFLYEDEFGPFFRDEIPVTHLYFGRSVSKDVLGRVGLNCPRLVELVVCANGLRPLDEELIRIAQRCTQLSAIGLGECEVSCSAFVEFVKMCGDRLTQLSIMEDVLVPDHRYGLDDIHWEVSKHLGRVWFPDMMPTW, encoded by the exons ATGGTGGTCTCTGTGCGCAGACCCCTCCTCGCACCGCAGACTCCTATGGTCCAATGTGTCGGATCGGTGCACGAGCTAAAACGCACTTTTCTTGTGTCGGCCCCGGCTGAGCGATCGACTTCTGCAACAAACATCCGAAGAGGGCTGCAGGCAGACAG GATGAAGCGAGTTCTCCAGGGGGATGAGCAGGAGGACGGAGGCGGCACCAGCGGTGGGTCTCAGGAGTCTCTTAAACGACCCTGCAAGCAGACAAGGGAGGAGGattcggaggaggaggaggcttcCCGATGCGAGTATCTGCCTCAGGAGATCTTGCTTCACATCTTCCAGTACCTGCCCCTCCTGGACAGAGCCTACGCGTCTCAG GTGTGTCGAGGCTGGAACCAGGCTTTTCACATGCCAGAGCTGTGGCGGTGCTTTGAGTTCGAGTTAAACCAGCCAGCCAGCTCGTACCTGAAGGCCACACACCCAGACCTCATCAAACAGATAATCAAAAGGCACTCCAAGCACCTGCAGTATGTCAGCTTCAAGGTACGAATGGAAAgtgaaaaggagaggaagcaaTGTGGG gtggacagcagcagagagtcgGCGGAGGCAGCGTGCAACATCCTCTCTCAGCTCGTGAACTGTTCCTTGAAAACACTGGGGCTCATCTCCACAGCCAGGCCCAGTTTCATGGAGCTGCCCAAG TCTCACTTCATCTCAGCGCTAACGGTGGTTTTTGTCAACTCCAAATCCCTGTCGTCCCTGAAGATTGACGACACACCCGTGGATGACCCCTCCCTCAAAGTGCTGGTGGCCAACAACAGTGACACACTCCGATTGCTGAAAATGAGCAGCTGCCCTCACGTTTCCCCTGCAG GCATCCTGTGTGTGGCTGATCAATGCCACGGCTTGAGAGAACTGGCTCTCAACTACCATTTGTTGAGTGACGAACTCCTCATCGCCCTGTCCTCGGAGAGACACGTTCACCTCGAGCACCTTCGCATCGACGTGGTTAGTGAGAATCCTGGCCAGCAGTTCCACACCATCAAGAAGAGCAGCTGGGACGCCATGGTGCGTCACTCTCCTAAATTCAATCTGGTCATGTACTTCTTTCTCTATGAGGACGAGTTCGGCCCTTTCTTCCGCGATGAAATCCCCGTCACACATTTGTACTTCGGCCGCTCTGTCAGCAAAGACGTGCTGGGCAGAGTCGGGCTCAACTGCCCGCGGCTGGTCGAGCTCGTGGTGTGCGCCAACGGTCTGCGGCCGCTGGATGAGGAGCTGATCCGCATCGCCCAGCGCTGCACGCAGCTGTCAGCCATCGGCTTGGGAGAGTGTGAAGTGTCCTGCAGCGCCTTTGTGGAGTTTGTCAAGATGTGCGGAGACAGACTGACGCAGCTATCCATCATGGAGGACGTTCTGGTCCCAGATCACCGCTATGGGTTGGATGATATCCACTGGGAGGTGTCAAAGCATCTGGGTCGTGTCTGGTTCCCAGACATGATGCCGACCTGGTAG
- the LOC118112101 gene encoding F-box/LRR-repeat protein 3 isoform X2: MVVSVRRPLLAPQTPMVQCVGSVHELKRTFLVSAPAERSTSATNIRRGLQADRMKRVLQGDEQEDGGGTSGGSQESLKRPCKQTREEDSEEEEASRCEYLPQEILLHIFQYLPLLDRAYASQVCRGWNQAFHMPELWRCFEFELNQPASSYLKATHPDLIKQIIKRHSKHLQYVSFKVDSSRESAEAACNILSQLVNCSLKTLGLISTARPSFMELPKSHFISALTVVFVNSKSLSSLKIDDTPVDDPSLKVLVANNSDTLRLLKMSSCPHVSPAGILCVADQCHGLRELALNYHLLSDELLIALSSERHVHLEHLRIDVVSENPGQQFHTIKKSSWDAMVRHSPKFNLVMYFFLYEDEFGPFFRDEIPVTHLYFGRSVSKDVLGRVGLNCPRLVELVVCANGLRPLDEELIRIAQRCTQLSAIGLGECEVSCSAFVEFVKMCGDRLTQLSIMEDVLVPDHRYGLDDIHWEVSKHLGRVWFPDMMPTW; the protein is encoded by the exons ATGGTGGTCTCTGTGCGCAGACCCCTCCTCGCACCGCAGACTCCTATGGTCCAATGTGTCGGATCGGTGCACGAGCTAAAACGCACTTTTCTTGTGTCGGCCCCGGCTGAGCGATCGACTTCTGCAACAAACATCCGAAGAGGGCTGCAGGCAGACAG GATGAAGCGAGTTCTCCAGGGGGATGAGCAGGAGGACGGAGGCGGCACCAGCGGTGGGTCTCAGGAGTCTCTTAAACGACCCTGCAAGCAGACAAGGGAGGAGGattcggaggaggaggaggcttcCCGATGCGAGTATCTGCCTCAGGAGATCTTGCTTCACATCTTCCAGTACCTGCCCCTCCTGGACAGAGCCTACGCGTCTCAG GTGTGTCGAGGCTGGAACCAGGCTTTTCACATGCCAGAGCTGTGGCGGTGCTTTGAGTTCGAGTTAAACCAGCCAGCCAGCTCGTACCTGAAGGCCACACACCCAGACCTCATCAAACAGATAATCAAAAGGCACTCCAAGCACCTGCAGTATGTCAGCTTCAAG gtggacagcagcagagagtcgGCGGAGGCAGCGTGCAACATCCTCTCTCAGCTCGTGAACTGTTCCTTGAAAACACTGGGGCTCATCTCCACAGCCAGGCCCAGTTTCATGGAGCTGCCCAAG TCTCACTTCATCTCAGCGCTAACGGTGGTTTTTGTCAACTCCAAATCCCTGTCGTCCCTGAAGATTGACGACACACCCGTGGATGACCCCTCCCTCAAAGTGCTGGTGGCCAACAACAGTGACACACTCCGATTGCTGAAAATGAGCAGCTGCCCTCACGTTTCCCCTGCAG GCATCCTGTGTGTGGCTGATCAATGCCACGGCTTGAGAGAACTGGCTCTCAACTACCATTTGTTGAGTGACGAACTCCTCATCGCCCTGTCCTCGGAGAGACACGTTCACCTCGAGCACCTTCGCATCGACGTGGTTAGTGAGAATCCTGGCCAGCAGTTCCACACCATCAAGAAGAGCAGCTGGGACGCCATGGTGCGTCACTCTCCTAAATTCAATCTGGTCATGTACTTCTTTCTCTATGAGGACGAGTTCGGCCCTTTCTTCCGCGATGAAATCCCCGTCACACATTTGTACTTCGGCCGCTCTGTCAGCAAAGACGTGCTGGGCAGAGTCGGGCTCAACTGCCCGCGGCTGGTCGAGCTCGTGGTGTGCGCCAACGGTCTGCGGCCGCTGGATGAGGAGCTGATCCGCATCGCCCAGCGCTGCACGCAGCTGTCAGCCATCGGCTTGGGAGAGTGTGAAGTGTCCTGCAGCGCCTTTGTGGAGTTTGTCAAGATGTGCGGAGACAGACTGACGCAGCTATCCATCATGGAGGACGTTCTGGTCCCAGATCACCGCTATGGGTTGGATGATATCCACTGGGAGGTGTCAAAGCATCTGGGTCGTGTCTGGTTCCCAGACATGATGCCGACCTGGTAG
- the tgfbrap1 gene encoding transforming growth factor-beta receptor-associated protein 1 homolog: MSVKAFELVPAVERDLLMGDKARINIECIECCGKHLYVGTNDCFIHHFLLDEVTSSKGKLSYSPQKLLHKYLGLKKPVAELRAASALERLIVLCDGIVFLVDMVTLETVPSAAGGGAKIRGVTAFCINENPVNGDPFCVEMGVLSSKRRTVQIFMVYEDRVQLVKEVTTPEQPCAVSLDGYFLCLALATQYMILNYNTGASQDLFPYNSDERRPIVKTIGREEFLLAAPGGLGMFANAEGVSQRAPVNWSESVIGAAVCFPYVVALDESFITIHSMLDQQLKQTLSFRDGHILQDFEGKVILASTKGVYVLVPLPLERQIQDLLASHRVEEALTLTEGAQRNIPKDKFQILHKRILQQAGFIQFGQLQLVEAREHFRKGQLDVRELISLYPLLLPSSSSFTRCHPPLHEFADLNHLAQGDQEKVLRCKRFLISYLGEVRSTEVANGCREDVDTALLKLYAEQDHDSLLDLVASDNACLMADSVPWLEKYHKYFALGLLYHYNGQDSAALQLWIRVVDGDLQDSTRSDLYEYIVDFLCSCSNPDLVWKYADWALLKNPTIGIHIFTKRPVCKDHPQLNSDDVITYLGKHSQALLLYLEHLVLERKIQKEKFHTHLAVLYLERVLSLLSQSPTDEQQLSSARDRLQALLRESNLYRAQFLLGKMENCEQLLLERATLHGKLEEHDKALHILVHKLRDFPSAEAFCIWASSCRDSAYQQQLFHLLLGVYLDSTSHPEKSQTAAEGGSGDLEMAAVDLLNRHGEVFDAARVLRMLPEGWSMQLLRPFLGRSVRASMHAGRTSQIALGLAHSENLQLLHDRLKERKKPIFVSDQKGCHLCHNTFSEPDVVCLPGGVPVHTHCVAQRVRDSPTKRLLTNNSNHT; this comes from the exons ATGAGTGTGAAGGCTTTTGAGCTTGTCCCCGCTGTGGAGCGAGATCTCCTCATGGGCGACAAAGCTCGGATCAACATCGAGTGCATTGAATGCTGTGGGAAGCACTTGTACGTGGGCACCAACGACTGCTTTATCCACCACTTCCTGCTGGATGAGGTCACGTCTTCCAAAGGGAAACTGAGTTACTCGCCTcagaagctgctgcacaaataCCTGGGCCTCAAGAAACCAGTTGCTGAGCTGCGGGCTGCTTCTGCTTTGGAGCGCCTGATAGTACTTTGTGATGGAATCGTGTTCCTCGTTGACATGGTGACGTTAGAGACTGTGccctcagctgcaggaggcggagccAAGATCAGAGGTGTTACGGCGTTTTGCATTAATGAGAACCCGGTGAACGGGGATCCCTTCTGTGTGGAAATGGGAGTACTCTCCTCCAAGCGGCGGACAGTGCAGATTTTCATGGTGTACGAGGACAGAGTCCAGCTGGTGAAAGAGGTGACCACTCCTGAGCAGCCGTGTGCTGTCAGTCTCGATGGTTACTTCTTGTGCTTGGCCCTCGCTACACAATACATGATCCTGAACTACAACACAGGAGCTTCTCAAGACCTCTTCCCTTACAACAGTGATGAGAGGAGGCCCATTGTAAAAACGATCGGCAGGGAGGAGTTCCTCTTAGCAGCACCTGGTGGTCTCG GAATGTTTGCCAATGCAGAAGGGGTATCTCAGCGGGCTCCAGTCAACTGGTCAGAGAGCGTGATTGGTGCCGCTGTGTGTTTTCCATACGTGGTGGCCTTGGATGAGAGCTTCATCACCATCCACAGCATGTTGGACCAACAGTTGAAACAGACCCTTTCATTCAGGGATGGACACATTCTGCAAGACTTTGAAG GGAAGGTAATCCTGGCTTCCACTAAGGGAGTGTACGTCCTGGTGCCTCTGCCACTGGAGAGACAGATCCAGGACCTACTGGCCAGTCACAGAGTGGAGGAGGCGCTCACCCTCACTGAGGGAGCACAGAGAAATATTCCCAAAGACAAGTTCCAG ATTTTGCACAAACGAATCCTCCAGCAGGCAGGCTTCATACAGTTCGGCCAACTTCAGCTTGTAGAAGCAAGAGAACACTTCAG gaAGGGTCAGCTGGACGTGCGAGAGCTGATATCTCTCTACCCTCTACTGCTgccatcttcctcttctttcactCGCTGCCACCCTCCTCTCCACGAGTTCGCCGATCTCAACCATCTGGCACAGGGCGACCAGGAGAAAGTGCTGCGGTGCAAGAGATTCCTCATCAGTTATTTGGGCGAG GTACGAAGCACAGAGGTGGCTAATGGTTGCAGAGAGGACGTGGACACAGCACTTTTAAAGCTGTATGCTGAACAAGATCACGACAGCCTTCTAGACCTGGTAGCTTCAGACAATGCCTGCCTGATGGCAGACAGCGTCCCGTGGCTGGAAAAATATCACAA ATATTTTGCACTTGGGCTGCTCTATCATTATAATGGTCAGGATTCAGCAGCGCTTCAG TTGTGGATTCGTGTGGTAGATGGGGATCTGCAAGACTCTACAAGATCTGACCTGTATGAGTACATTGTGGActttctctgctcctgctccaatCCGGACCTTGTATGGAAGTATGCAGACTGGGCTTTGCTGAAGAATCCCACC ATAGGCATCCACATCTTCACTAAGAGACCTGTCTGTAAAGACCACCCACAGTTGAATTCTGACGATGTCATCACTTACCTGGGAAAGCACAGCCAGGCGCTGCTTCTTTACTTGGAACACCTGGTGTTGGAGAGAAAGATACAG AAAGAGAAGTTCCACACACACCTGGCTGTGTTGTACCTGGAGAGGGTCTTGTCACTGCTCTCACAGTCGCCCACAGACGaacagcagctcagcagtgctAGAGACAGACTCCAGGCCCTGCTCAGGGAGTCCAACCTCTACCGTGCACAGTTTCTTTTAG GTAAGATGGAGAACTGTGAACAACTGCTGCTAGAGCGTGCAACACTACATGGGAAACTGGAGGAGCACGATAAAGCTCTGCACATACTGGTGCACAAGCTCAGAGACTTCCCTTCCGCAGAGGCCTTCTGTATATGGGCATCGTCTTGCCGGGACTCTGCttatcagcagcagctgtttcactTGCTCTTGGGAGTTTATCTTGACTCGACGAGCCATCCTGAAAAATCCCAGACTGCAGCAGAAGGTGGCAGTGGAGACTTGGAGATGGCAGCGGTGGACCTGCTTAACCGCCACGGCGAGGTGTTCGACGCCGCCCGTGTCCTTCGCATGTTACCGGAAGGCTGGTCGATGCAGCTGCTGCGGCCCTTTCTGGGTCGATCGGTCAGGGCCAGTATGCACGCCGGCCGCACCTCGCAGATTGCTCTGGGGCTTGCCCACTCCGAAAACCTTCAACTGCTGCATGACAGG ttGAAAGAGCGTAAGAAACCCATCTTTGTGTCTGATCAGAAAGGATGCCACCTGTGCCACAACACCTTCAGTGAGCCCGATGTGGTGTGTCTGCCCGGTGGAGTGCCTGTCCACACTCACTGCGTCGCCCAGAGAGTAAGAGACTCTCCCACAAAGAGACTGTTAACTAATAACAGTAACCACACGTGA